The following is a genomic window from Acidobacteriota bacterium.
AGATCCTCGACCCCTTGCACCGTCAACGGGTACATGGGGAATAAGCGGCGAATGAGGCGGATAGACGGTGCATCCCACGAGCCCTCACCCATCGGGTTGAGCCATGCGCAGTGCGCGAAATGATCACGCACACGCTCGAGATAGTCGATTCCGGGTCGTTCGTTGCGTTCGGTCCAATCGATCGCGCCGAAACGATCCGTCAGTTCTCCCGGATACATGTAAGCGTCGCCGACGAGAACCAGCCTTGTCTCCCGATCAAAATCCCTGAATAGCTCGGCAAGCGGGATCTTCTCGGAAAATGCCGCATTGCCGTAAACCCTTTCGTAGATGCAGTTGTGGAAGTACACGTGCTCGAAGCTCTTGAAATGCCGAGCCTGGTGGGCGGCCGAAAAAAGCGTGTCGACCAGATGCTTGAATGGCCACATGGAACCACCGACATCCATCGCCAAAAGCAGGCCAAGCCGGTTTTCGCGCGGCGGTTTGAAGACCAGCTCGAGCTCTCCGCCCTCGCGGGCCGTGCGATCGATTGTGTCGTCAAGGTCGAGTTCGTCAGCCGGTCCCGTTCGCTCGAGGGCACGCAGCTTCGTCAGCGCGACACTCAACTGCCGGGTGTCGAGAACCCGGTCTTTTCGATGCTCCTGGTACCGCCGTTCGGCCGCCACCTGGACCGCAGTGCCGGCCCCATGGTCACCGCCCACCCGTATCCCGCCGGGATGGCCGCCAGAGTGGCCAAAGGCCGAGGTCCCGCCAGTGCCGACCCAGAAATCACCCCCGTCGTGACGTTCACTCTGCTGCTGCAGTCTTCTCTCGAACTCGGCGCGGAGTCCCTCAACGTCGACCGCGTCCATCACCTTCAACCACTCAGGGTCGATGGTCGGCGGGGACACCGTGTTTGCGAGCCAATCCCAGACCGCCCGGTCGATCTCCGACAGTTCTGCCTCTATGCCCTTGAAATGAGCCGCGAAGCACAGGTCGAAGTCGTCCAGCTCGGCCTCGTCCTTGACCAAGATCCCGCGGGCAAGCGAGTAGAAACCCATCAGCGACGAGCCGTGCAGCCCCCTTGCAAGCCCTTCCATCACGGTGAGCCACTGTTGCGGCGTGACCTTCAACCCGTGAGCGCGGAGGCGGTAAAAGAAGGGCAAGAGGACCCCGGTGTGGCCCGGTTGGGAAGAAGTCGTTTCAGGCATCTTCCTGGGGCCACCTCGCAGAGGAACCCGCCATCGCTTTGCCGACGGCCTCGACGTCCTCCTCCTTCTTGATCAGTGCACCGAGGAACGGAATCTCCTGTGCCAGCAGCCCGGGCTGTACGCCCGCCGCAATCAGCGCTCCGATCCAGTCGACAAGCTCTGAGGTGGACGGTCGTTTTCGTAATCCCTTCACCTTGCGCAGCCAATAGAAGCGTGCCAGGCACTGCTCGAGGAGCTTCTTCTCGATTTCCGGATGATGAACCCGCACGATGCGGGTCATGAGTTCCTCGTCCGGGAACTCGATGAAGTGAAAGATGCACCGCCGCAGGAATGGGTCCGGCAACTCCTTCTCCGCGTTCGAGGTAATCACAACAATCGGACGCCGGCTGGCGCGGTGTCTGTCGCCGGTCTCGATCACGGTGAACTCCATGACGTCCAGCTCGTGCAGGAGATCGTTGGGGAACTCGAGGTCGGCCTTGTCGATCTCGTCGATCAACAAAACCACCTGCTGATCCGCCGTCAACGCACGACCGAGAGGTCCGAGCTGAATGTATTGGCGGATGTCGGAGACATCGTGATCACCGAACCGGCTGTCCTGCAGCCGTTTGACCGTGTCATACACGTACAGCCCGTCCGCCGCCTTGGAGGTGGATTTGACGTTCCAGGGAATCAGCTCCAGCCCAAAATCTTCGGCGACCGCCGTCGCCAGCAGAGTCTTGCCTGTGCCCGGTTCGCCTCGAACCAGCAACGGTCGTTCGATCGCCGCCGCTACGTTGACCGCGTGACGGAGTTCCGGCGACGTGATGTAACTGTCCGTTCCCGAAAAACGACTGAAGCTCTCGCTCATGAACGGCTCCCTCGAGGAATTCAGTCGTCATCATACTGGAAGATACCTGCGAGGCTGTTATGGTGACGTCATGGACTCCAAAGAGACAACGAGCCGTGTCGCCAGGGTCGAGCTTTTTCACGTCGCCATCCCCCTGCCAGCTACCTTTCGACCGGCCTGGATTCCGGGCATGCCGTCGAACGAAAACCGGTTCACGCTGGTCAGAATCACGACCGAAGACGGTGTCGAAGGTTACAGTGCCGGACCGTCCATCGGCCGGGAGCGCGCAGGGCTCGGCGATCTGCTTGGACCCTACCTCCTCGGTGAGGACGCCTGCGATATAACCCTCATCCAGCAGCGCCTGCGCGAAATCGGGTATCTCGGATGGCGAAACTGGTGGGTCGAGCCCGCGTTCTGGGACATCCGTGGAAAGCTCGCCGGCAAGCCGGTCTGCGAGATGCTGGGCGGCTCGCCTTGCACCGTCCGCCTCTACGCCTCGACCGGCGAGGTCAAGGATCCTGCGGCGCGAATTCAGGAAATCGAGGCGCGGTACGCGGAAGGCTTCCGAACGGTAAAGCTCAGGGTCCACGAACACGACGAGAAGGAAGACATCCGCCACGTGGTCGAGACGACCAAAGCGGTGGGTAATCGAATGAATATCGCGGTCGACGCCAACCAGGGCTGGCGAGTCACGATCGTCGGAGACTCGCCCCTCTGGGACCTGGAGCGCGCGAAGAGGTTTGCAGACACGTGTGCAGACCAGGGTGTCGCGTGGATCGAGGAGCCACTGCCGATGGATAGCTACGACGACCTAACCCGGCTCACCGATTACAGCGCCGTGCCGATTGCAGGCGGGGAACTTCACAGCTCCGGCCTGCCTGAAATCAGGATGATGATCGAGCGCCGGTGTTACGACATCTTTCAGCCCGACGCCGTCTTCGCCGGCGGCATCGCTCAGACGGCGGAGATCATCCGGGAGGTGCGGGAGCACGGTCTCGCCTACTCGCCTCACACCTGGACCAACGGCATCGGTTTCGCGGTCAATCTGCAACTCTTTGCCGCCAGCGGCTTCACCGGTGAGCGAGAGCTCGAATACCCGCTGGCACCCCCGGGTTGGACGGTCGAGGCGCGCGACGGCATCCTGGAGGAACCGTTCCACCACGACCAGGGAACTCTCGAAACACCGAAATCACCAGGTCTCGGCATCACGATCGATCGCAAGGCTCTCGGCCGCTGGGGCACACGCTTTTTCGTCATGGACCGTAAGCGCCTGATCTGGTTTTCGCTCAGACACCGTGGCATCAAGGCATCGAAGGAGATCGACCGGGAACGGCGTCGACGGATTGCCCGGTCGACACCCTGATCCTCAAAACGGAGGTCCCCCAGGATGAGCTCTGGAAAACATACGGGCACGTCAGCCGCTGGTGGTTCTGT
Proteins encoded in this region:
- a CDS encoding VWA domain-containing protein — translated: MPETTSSQPGHTGVLLPFFYRLRAHGLKVTPQQWLTVMEGLARGLHGSSLMGFYSLARGILVKDEAELDDFDLCFAAHFKGIEAELSEIDRAVWDWLANTVSPPTIDPEWLKVMDAVDVEGLRAEFERRLQQQSERHDGGDFWVGTGGTSAFGHSGGHPGGIRVGGDHGAGTAVQVAAERRYQEHRKDRVLDTRQLSVALTKLRALERTGPADELDLDDTIDRTAREGGELELVFKPPRENRLGLLLAMDVGGSMWPFKHLVDTLFSAAHQARHFKSFEHVYFHNCIYERVYGNAAFSEKIPLAELFRDFDRETRLVLVGDAYMYPGELTDRFGAIDWTERNERPGIDYLERVRDHFAHCAWLNPMGEGSWDAPSIRLIRRLFPMYPLTVQGVEDL
- a CDS encoding MoxR family ATPase, encoding MSESFSRFSGTDSYITSPELRHAVNVAAAIERPLLVRGEPGTGKTLLATAVAEDFGLELIPWNVKSTSKAADGLYVYDTVKRLQDSRFGDHDVSDIRQYIQLGPLGRALTADQQVVLLIDEIDKADLEFPNDLLHELDVMEFTVIETGDRHRASRRPIVVITSNAEKELPDPFLRRCIFHFIEFPDEELMTRIVRVHHPEIEKKLLEQCLARFYWLRKVKGLRKRPSTSELVDWIGALIAAGVQPGLLAQEIPFLGALIKKEEDVEAVGKAMAGSSARWPQEDA
- a CDS encoding mandelate racemase/muconate lactonizing enzyme family protein, with protein sequence MDSKETTSRVARVELFHVAIPLPATFRPAWIPGMPSNENRFTLVRITTEDGVEGYSAGPSIGRERAGLGDLLGPYLLGEDACDITLIQQRLREIGYLGWRNWWVEPAFWDIRGKLAGKPVCEMLGGSPCTVRLYASTGEVKDPAARIQEIEARYAEGFRTVKLRVHEHDEKEDIRHVVETTKAVGNRMNIAVDANQGWRVTIVGDSPLWDLERAKRFADTCADQGVAWIEEPLPMDSYDDLTRLTDYSAVPIAGGELHSSGLPEIRMMIERRCYDIFQPDAVFAGGIAQTAEIIREVREHGLAYSPHTWTNGIGFAVNLQLFAASGFTGERELEYPLAPPGWTVEARDGILEEPFHHDQGTLETPKSPGLGITIDRKALGRWGTRFFVMDRKRLIWFSLRHRGIKASKEIDRERRRRIARSTP